The DNA window cccctggagGTAAGAgaggaagcaacagatggaaactaaccaaggagggaagcaacctggagttaaggagacatttcctgacagttagaacaattaatcagtggaacaacttgccaccagaagttgtgaatgctccaacactggatgtttttaagatgatgttggataaccgtttgccTGGAATGggataaggtttcctgcttgagcagggggctggactagaagatctccaagagctctattctgattgattttttttttgcaatttgttttttatttttaaacataaaaaaacataaaaaaaattctcatccattacatacagcgtgtcgtttggttacaagtgtttttgcatccatattctcaattacatttacaatcacagatttttcatctagtataactaaatacctcactttcattgtacaatgtattctgattgattgattgattgattgattgattgtgccCTGGTGGTTTTCTCAAATCCTACCCCTTATCTTTTGATTGACACTTACCTGTGTTCTGCATGGATTCGTCCTCTTGAAATGGACACTCACTCAAGGCTCCCACGCGACCGAGGGACCCTCCGAGAATCAGTTTGAGCGATTCCAGAGACCCCTAAAATATCAGGAGAGGAAGAACAGCCCTCGGTGGGAAAGACACCTACCCTGATTGTGTTTTTCCCCACCGCTTGCacgcttgatttttttttggaaGGGGGAATCCTGGTAAAAATAGAAGCTTCCTCTAAAATGAACTGGATTTTTACCGTGGAGATGTTGAACTTATTCTTCCCCCCACTCCTGTCTGCATTGATACGCTCGCTTACACCGATTGTGGTAGGAAGATGGGGTATGTGCTCACCTCCATCCGAAGATAGGTTTTCTGTCCCGTTCTCACTTCGATGGGTTCGGTTTTTTCCTGGTCAATCGATGCCAATTCGGGCAGCCCCCTATTGGAGTCCAGCAGCTTGCAATCCACGTACAGCTCCAAGGACAAGCTGCTGGCTTTCAGGCCGCTGACCCGCAGGAGAAGCGTGTGGCTACGTCCATCCGACAGGTTGGAATTCTGCAGATTGACCGAGTGGAGCTTCCCATCGGCACGTAAGTATCGGACGAGGACTGTGAGCGGGGAGAGAAAAGATGGATTTCCGGGTGGGAATTTTCCTCCCACTTTTCTTGTGTTTCCTTTTAAGTGGCCCCTTTCCGTTATTACagggggtcctcgacttacaaccattcatttagtgaccaaagtgacgacggcactggaaaaaaaagcgACTCAGGAATGTTTTTCCCAATGTTTTACAATCCCTTTGGAAAAcgggatccaaattcagacacttgggaaCTGATTCGGATTTATGATGGATGCGGGAGGTTTCCCTTTGGTGACCTTCAGTTCAGCCAAGTCagcggggaatccagattcatttagcgaccgtggGGCTAAGTTatgaactgcagggattcacttaacagctgtggcaagaaaagtcgtaaggGGGCAAGAAAGGGGGCAAACCCTAAGTGAAAAATGTTTCGCTTCAccacagaaatcttgggctcgatGATGGCCGTAAGTCAAAGATgaccttttattaatttgattGACAGGGCCACCCTGTCTTTTACTGACTCAAAGCAAATAAACCATTAAAGGggtaaaacagtaaaaaaaatgaaaatcaaggTTTTAGTAAAGTCAATtgacttctttcctttctttctttttcttcttcttccttcctttctcttccttttttccttcctgccttcctccctttttcttttctttctcttctttcctttctctttctttctgtcttccttcctttatatcttccttttttccttcctccctttcttttctcctcctttcatccttccttcctttctctttccttttgtcttcctccctcccgctctccttcctctttctttcctttctccttcttctttcatcctttcctttccttccttcccttcctttttctttctttctttccttccttccttctttctccctttctccttctttcatccttctttcttcctttcctttccttcctttccttcctctttctttctttctttctttctttctttctttctttctcactcaccTTTATTCGTTTTGCCAACTACGGAGACTTCAAACCATCGGCTGTTATCCTTCTTGTAGTGAAGGCCGAATAGGGGACCACCTTGTTTTGGGGGCAAGTGGAAAGTTGATAAAAGGTACATATCATGGACAGATAAAATCTCGGTCCGGATTTTGTTCGCGACGTTGGTCATATGTCGAGTTTCGGTGACGGTCAGGAGGTCAATGactagggaaggggaaaaaaaggatgggGGTCACTTGCAAAGCGAGTCAAGTTTGCATCCAGTGCTTTTgcgaagaacagagttggaagggggacCCTAAGAGGTCATCTAgaccagaggtccccaacctttcgggcctcagggaccactaaactcatcattttaaatcccacggaccactaatacgaTCCGCCTAGTGACCGACtgggcggtcatgtgactgggtgggcgtggccaactcacatgtcttctcgcccctcccctcccagcccctcctcgcctgcctgcccacccgggctccttagggccccaacaggaagccgttgctggagctaagcagcccccaggagaaagagttggcaaaacagctcagttcaaattggatctgactgagaaggaggctcaccagaggcacctcactgaggactaggagcatgggctttccaagcagagggaagacccgcgggagtgcaaggccaggtgccggcgcctggaggctcagcgggctgagatgatcagccagttccaggccgtgatgcagtcccactagaacgaggccctccggctcttcgccaccagtggctcttccctccagccttcgcccaaagccccccaccaggaggccaaagcagaccccaagtgggaatttctgccccctctgccccccacaaaaagaccccaaagggggagactctctgcggcaacacaagcattcattgcacgtatccgtcccaggggtcgtagtttgaggaccccctgattgagtgcaacatcaaaaatggaaatattatttctgcggaccaccaaaatattCTCACaggccaccagttggtgaccgctgatctATGCAACCCCAACTCCCTTTACAGTTCTTAAATTCTTaaatttgacattttccaaaatGGAGCAggtctttatgaaaaaaaaatcggGTAAAGTTGGATaaagaggatttaaaaaaaaaaaattgggactccCCATAGGCTGCATTCTGTGCCTTTCTCTTTGGGTGCGTCGACATCACCAGGCAAaagtttttttcttgaaattatttgaatgaagggattttttttcctggagaggggggggaaaaatgCTATTTCGAGGCCAGCCTTGAAGTGTGCCACAAAGGAAACTCCCCAGCTGAGGGATGGGTTTGAAGAGCACGCTCTGGGAGGAAAAATGCCAAAACTGGGGCCTCTGAGGTTTTTAAAATATCCGTTTTTAAAAGCGCTGGAAAACTCTGAAACCAGCTGGCTGCCGACTGCTACCAGCCCTGTCTGTTTCTCCTGCCAGATGCAGCTCCGCCTTCCCCCATTAGGGGGAGCCCTCCAGGACCATCCTCTCAAATTGGACGTGAAaattcatttattaattatttttggcTGCACATCCCTCTGCTACTTCACCAGAAATGGTCCAATACAACTTTCTTTTCGGCTTCCAGGGAAAACCATTAGCGCTACCGTATGAAAATGCCACAAAAGCGGatccccccccctgtttttttcCCTGGATCCTGGAGATCCCTGAATGTGAGTTATCAGAGCAGAGAGAGTTCAGTTAGGTTATAAAagtgggaaaggagaaaggaagggagggagaagggagagaaggaaggaagaatggaaggaaaagagatagaaggaaggagaaagcgagagggagagaaaaggaaggaaggaaaagagaggaaggaacgagggagggaaggaaggaaaagagaagaaaggagaaagagaggggaaggggagaaaaaaggaggggacggaagggaaggaaggaagtaaaagagAGGgacggaagaaaggaaggaaaagagatggaaggagaaagagaaagaaggggaggaaaatggagggaaagaaagaaggaaaagagagggagggagggaaggaaaagagagaaggagaaagaaagaggaagagggagaaaaaaggagggaagggaggaaggaaaagagataggagaaagaggaaggggaggaaaaggaaggaaggaatagggagggagagtgggaaagaaggaagaagggaagcaaggaaaggaggaaggaagaaaaggacctGGCAGAATagaagggggagaagagaaaggtaaggaaaggaagaaggaaggaaaggaggaaagaaagaaaggatggaggaagggaaaaaaagaccgaagaaaggaaaggagggaggagaaagagagacggagagagggaaggaaagaaaaaagaaaagagaaaggcgGATTTTACAAACGCCCCGCGCTCGAGCTCAAGCCTCCCTTTGGCTGCCTCGCTTGCTTCCAGAGAGACGCCCCTTCCCCGATTATTCCgaactccccctccccaattccacCCCCACTTTGCTCTCCGTGGTGGCAAAGACCCCCGCGGTCTTCCCCCCTGCAAGAGGGGCTTGGCAGCAGCGGCTTTTATGCCCACCCCCCCAAAAGCTCCCTCTGGCGGGGGTCTCTCTCGACCCCAACCCGGTGGGAGGGAAACTCCGCCTTGGACCCTCGCCCGCCCCAGCCCAGCGGGGGAAGAGggcatctctccccccacccacccaattctTCTCCCCCCCTTTGGTGGGTTTGCAACCGGGCGCCCCCGGGAGCCGGCGACCCTCACCTTGCAACTCGCGCCGGGCGACCCCGCTGGCGGCGCcccaaagaaggaggaggagggcggcggAGGCGGGCAGGGGTCTCCTCCGGCGGAGGCTGTTTGCCCGCGGCTGCATCGCGGCGGCCGGCCGAGCGGGGGTCCCCCGAGGAAGGGGGCGGCGCgggctgggaagggagggaggcgtcCCACCGCCCTTTGAATGGCCCCGCGGCGCCGCCCTCCCCGTCCCCAGCCCAGCCTGCCAGCGCTGGcaaggcgggggtgggtgggggggtttgaggatgctcAAACGGGGGATGGGGGGACACCTCCAGCCGCCAGGGGAAGGGtctctgcctcccccctcccccggcttTCAACCCGAGCTGATGGAGCCGGCAGGAAGGTGCATTCACAGAtgaacagggctggaagggaccttggaggtcatctagtccaaccccctgcccaagaaggaaggaaggaaggaaggaaggaaggaagaagaatagcagaataacagttggaagggagaCGGTTGGGGTCTGCTGGGGTTGAGTGGGgtttcccacccacccatttaCAACCCTCGGGGtctgggagggggggagcagcTCGACCCAATGGGCCAGGAGGAGTTGTGTCCCCCAGACTGAAAACGGATCCTCCCCTGTTAGGAGCAGTGTACCCCagcgagggagagagaggtgCGTCCTGCAAGCCAAACTCTtcgttttaattttaaaaaaaaaccagaggggAGGGTCAGGcttctgtgccccccccccgcatcaCCCCCCCTCCCAATAGGTCAGTAGAACTGTCCAGTTTCTTAACCCGCTCCTCCCTCCCgtattttgcccccccccccacaaacacacTCATTTTCAAATATGACCTCATTGTTTTCTTGGGGCAATTCAAGACTTGGAGGGCGGTGTCCTGTTCCCCCTCCTTGCtcactcctcctccccccccccctacaaaccttcccctcttccttcctcccccccccccccgcctggaaAGGCCCCCTGGAATAAACGCCCTGCATTTAAAACATGGGAATGACTTTCCTGCAAGAAAATTCTTCCCTGAATCCTGCCATCATTTGGGGGTTCGCTTTCCAAGCCTCCCccgttttcaaaaaaatatttaactctCATCCCAAACCCCCTGCAGATATTTGGAAGGTTCTCCAAAGAGGAACCACGCCTccgaaggaaaaggaaggaaggaaggaaggaaggaaagaaagaaatggaaatgagaaggaggggagggaggggaaggagggaaggggaaaggaaaggagagaaggaaagggaaaggaaagatgtagggagggaaggaaggaaaaaggaaggaaggaagaaaagaaggaaatgaaaatgagaaggaggggagggtggggaaggagggaagggaaaaggaaagatgtagggagggaaggaaggaaaaaggaaggaaggaagaaaagaaggaaatggaaatgagaaggaggggagagagggaggggaaggagggaagggggaaggaaagatgtagggagggaaggaaggaaaaggaaggaagggactgagaaaggaaggaaagagaaggaaggaaggaaaaagtaggaaatgggaatgagaagaaggaagggagagaggggaagggaaggagggaaggggaaaggaaagaagggaaggaaggggaaagaaaagatgtagtagggagggagggaaggaaagaaggaaggaaatggaaatgagaaagaggggaaggaaatgaaggaagggaagaaggaaggaaagaaagaaagaaggaaaggaaggaaggaaagaaggaaatggaaatgagaaggaggggagggaggggaaggagggaaggggaaaggaaaggagggaaggaaggggaaaggaaagatgtagggagggaaagaaggaaaagccaggaaggaaggaagggactgagaaaggaaggaaggaaagaaggaaggaaagaaggaaggaaagaaggaaggaaagaaggaaggaaatagaaatgagaaggaggggaggaagggaggggaaaggaaagaagcaggaaggagggaaggaaggggaaaggaaaaaaggaaagaaagaaagaaagaaagaaagaaagaaagatccgaGAAGCCGTTTCTGCAGACGGAGGCAGCTTTTTCCCAGCTGCCAATTTGCAATGACAGGGCAGGAttggtgattccccccccccgcttcctcccccctccagccaccaAACCCTCATCTGGATTTGCAACTGGCCGGAATCTGTTTATGTTCTGTTTGCAGGCCACCATAACAACTGGGGCCTCTTGGTTTGCACCTCCTTGGAGCGGCTCCTACTCGGTGCCAAACCGCCCAGCCCAAGGCCTCCTTGTGGCTTGGGGTGCCCACTTAACCCCTTcatgaacgggggggggggctttgaggCCCTTTGAGGGAGCCCAGATgccaaatatcctcttttttaaaaaacaacaacaacacacacaaaagctTGGGTGACGTGGTAGAAGGGTTCCCATATTTTGAGGGGGGGGAGACggactgccccaaagaagaaacggggggggggggcaacctgttctccaaagcaccagaaacaatggatggaaactaaccgaggagagaagcgacctagaactaaggaggaatttcctgacaacgAAAACAATTTAATCAGTGAAGCGACTTTGTCTGCAGAAATTGTGGaagctggaagtttttaaggagagattgaagAGCCATTGGTCCAAAATGGTACAGGGTCCATTGaacagggggggttggactagatgacctccgaggttccttccaactcttatttttctgtccttccttccttccttccttccttccttccttctgtccgtccttccttccctatcactggaggcttttaataaGAGACTGGCCAGGTATTTGTCTCAAATTGTGtagtatctcctgcttgagtagggggttggactagaagacctccaaggtcccttccaattctgttattctgctaccccttccttccttccttcctttcttccttccttcctttcccatcactggagattttaaagaagggactggacaaccatttgtctcaaattgtataggatctcctgttcgaacagggggttggactagaagacctccaaggtcccttctaactgtttttccttccttccttccttccttccttccttccttctttccttccccatcGCTGGAGATTTTTAATAAGAGACTGGGCAGTtatttgtctcaaattgtataggatctctggcttgagaagggggttggactagaagacctccaagatcccttccaactgttattctgcccttctttccttccttccttccttccccatcgctggaggtttttaagaagagactggacagccatttgtctcaaattgtataggatctcctgcttgagaagggggttggactagaagacctccaaggtcccttccaactctgttattctgctaccctttccttccttccttccttccttccttccttccttccttcttggtcATTTAATCAAGCTCTGGAAATTAAATTTATCTCTCCTTTATGCTtgacctcctcctccaccaccaccacctcattTTCTGGGGTTTTCATTCATCTCAGGAtcccagaaagaaggaagggaaatctgggttttatttatttatcctccTTTTATTTATTGTCACAATCGatacagccacccatctcaaagccTTAATTCCGGGCAGCCTCCCTTCCAAATTCATCCCAGCCTcttgtgtaaaaataaataaataaatcacaattaaaataacccCCTTTCCTCCTTCTTATGCTCTCCCTTTTCAACATGTTAACGCCCCAGAAAGTTTATTTTGATTTATCCCGCCTCAAATCTTTGTAAGCAGGGAGTTTCTAGAAGCTTATCCAGAGGGGTGATttgcaaagaaaataagactgggatTTGATTCGGCCTTATGCGAGGGATACGTCAATTAGTTGTCAAGCCGCAGGAATTTTCGTTATTTGGGTCACGACTGGACGGAAAAATTTCGCAATCTTTCCCTTTCCTGGCGGAGAAAtttggaaagttaaaaaaaaaaaaatctggaaatgtAGGAATCTGGAAAGGTGATCTGGGGATACAATTTACTCCAGATGGACTTGGTGCTGGTGGGAAGTACGAACCGAACGTTAAATTATCATAGAATCTCCAgagcgggaagggaccttggaggtcttctagtccactcccTTGCCAAATTCCAGACTGGCTTCTGAAATGAGGGTGGGATGGTGGCATTTGGTCGATCT is part of the Thamnophis elegans isolate rThaEle1 unplaced genomic scaffold, rThaEle1.pri scaffold_123_arrow_ctg1, whole genome shotgun sequence genome and encodes:
- the LOC116523248 gene encoding thrombospondin-3-like — encoded protein: MQPRANSLRRRRPLPASAALLLLLWGAASGVARRELQVIDLLTVTETRHMTNVANKIRTEILSVHDMYLLSTFHLPPKQGGPLFGLHYKKDNSRWFEVSVVGKTNKVLVRYLRADGKLHSVNLQNSNLSDGRSHTLLLRVSGLKASSLSLELYVDCKLLDSNRGLPELASIDQEKTEPIEVRTGQKTYLRMEGSLESLKLILGGSLGRVGALSECPFQEDESMQNT